The DNA segment AACACCCAGAGGTAGAAAAGAACGGTCCATCCCACAAAAAAGAAGATGGAATAGGGAATCATTGTGGCGATCAGGGTACCCATACCCAAGTCTTTCTTATAGCGGGCAGCAAAGGTGATGATCAGACCAAAATAGCTCATCATCGGCGTGATGATATTGGTTACCGAGTCGCCAATGCGGTAAGCCGCCTGGATCACTTCCGGCGCGTAACCCAGGAGCATCAACATGGGTACAAAAATTGGCGCGGTCACCGCCCACTGCGCCGAAGCACTGCCCAGCATCAGGTTTACAAAGCCGCACATCATGATAAAGAACAGGAACAGCAATGGCCCGGTCAGGCCGATGTTTTGCAGAGCGTCCGCACCCAGCACTGCGAAAATAGTGCCCAGATTGGTCACTTTGAAGAAAGCGACAAACTGTGCGGCGAAGAACACCAGTACAATATACATGCCCATGCTGTTCATGCTTTTGGCCATGGCGTCGATTACATCACGGTCATTCTGCATAGTGCCGACCGTTTTACCGTACACAAAGCCCGGGACGGCGAAGAATACCAGGATGAGTGACACGATACCCTTAAGAAAGGGAGAGCCGGCTACCGCGCCGGTTTCCGGGTTGCGCAGCACGCCCCAGGAAGGCGCCACGGAGAGTACAAACAAGGCAGATACGACCAGAACGGCAAGGCCGGCGTATTTCAAGCCGCGCTTCTCGGCATCGGTGAGGGTTCCCAGTTTGTCCTGGCTCAAATCCACAGAGGCTTCCCCGGGATCGTACTTGCCGAGTTTGGGCTCCACGATTGCCATGGTCACCCAGCTGCCTATGGCGGTAATCAGGAAGGTGCTCACAAACATAAAGTACCAGTTCACTTCCGGGCCCACCGTGTAGGAGGGGTCTATGATATGGGCCGCGGTTTCGGTGATACCCGATAGCAACGGGTCTACGGTGCCCAATAGCAGGTTGGCGCTATAGCCGCCGGAAACACCGGCAAAAGCGGCCGCCAGCCCGGCGAGCGGGTGGCGCCCCAGGGAGTGGAAAATCATCGCCGCCAATGGAATCAGTACCACGTAGCCGAGTTCGGATGCGGTATTGGAGAGGATGCCGGCAAACACCACAATAACCGTCACAGTGCGCTTGGATGCCTGCAGTACCAGCCCGCGCACAGCAGCGCTGAGCAGACCGGAGCGCTCGGCAATACCCACGCCCAGCAGGGCAACCAGTACCGTGCCCAAAGGGGCAAAACCGGTGAAGTTTTGCACCAGGCTGGTCACGATTATCCTGAGGCCTTCGCCGCTCATCAGGTTAAAGACTTCAATGACACCATCGGGGTCGCGGCCCGCCGCCCCAACCGGCCGCGGGTCTGCCACAGACAGCCCGAAATAGGCGGCCACGCCGCTTATCAGTATCACGCCTATAGCGAAGAGGGCAAACAGGGTGATGGGGTGGGGCAGGAGGTTGCCAAGCCATTCCACGGCATCCAGAAAGCGGGTAAAGGGCGTTTTGCGCCCCGCAGGGCTATCCTGCCGATCACTTGGAGAGGTCGTTGTGGTCATTGTTTGTCCTCAATCGTTGTATTGCATGCGGGCTCTAATGGCTTCCGAGCCGTCCGGCAGCCCAATAATTGGCTGAAAAATGTTCTAAGTTCGCGATCATACACAAAAGTCTTTCGGGT comes from the Microbulbifer sp. MI-G genome and includes:
- a CDS encoding AbgT family transporter; the protein is MTTTTSPSDRQDSPAGRKTPFTRFLDAVEWLGNLLPHPITLFALFAIGVILISGVAAYFGLSVADPRPVGAAGRDPDGVIEVFNLMSGEGLRIIVTSLVQNFTGFAPLGTVLVALLGVGIAERSGLLSAAVRGLVLQASKRTVTVIVVFAGILSNTASELGYVVLIPLAAMIFHSLGRHPLAGLAAAFAGVSGGYSANLLLGTVDPLLSGITETAAHIIDPSYTVGPEVNWYFMFVSTFLITAIGSWVTMAIVEPKLGKYDPGEASVDLSQDKLGTLTDAEKRGLKYAGLAVLVVSALFVLSVAPSWGVLRNPETGAVAGSPFLKGIVSLILVFFAVPGFVYGKTVGTMQNDRDVIDAMAKSMNSMGMYIVLVFFAAQFVAFFKVTNLGTIFAVLGADALQNIGLTGPLLFLFFIMMCGFVNLMLGSASAQWAVTAPIFVPMLMLLGYAPEVIQAAYRIGDSVTNIITPMMSYFGLIITFAARYKKDLGMGTLIATMIPYSIFFFVGWTVLFYLWVFVFGLPVGPGAATYYAS